In the genome of Acidimicrobiales bacterium, one region contains:
- a CDS encoding glycosyl hydrolase family 28-related protein: MAEVSDPDDDRQRAEVPAATGAGPGTSRRAVLAGGLAGAGVAAAVGLALGRDGETERPAPLPAGTPPGGWRDASRDHGARGTGEGDDRAALQDAIDGAASGGTGRARGGVVHLGPGVYPISGSLHLRTGVTLWGAGPATVIRLLPGPDEPAIVIESDADGTPVSYAAVRSLTLDGSTGDQSKGRHGIAIRSDNSGSRTPYTGSDSFPLVADVWVVYFGGHGLAIGVDPEGGTANVRGARGDRVTVFECAKAAEGGDRAGIFVAGSDGSFVACDVAGCGGPGFDVVRANNRFDGCKAYFNRTEFRITGSRNQLANCQAQDGFGDGFVLGDGGEPVRGLSLAGCQADSNAGAGFRLDSVEASSLSGLTSFVREGVEPGGPGVVMAGTSRCLVSGTVDGFPTAVEGRNADGTTHLVT, translated from the coding sequence GTGGCCGAGGTCTCCGATCCCGACGACGACCGCCAGCGAGCGGAGGTGCCGGCGGCCACCGGGGCCGGGCCGGGCACCAGCCGGCGAGCGGTGCTGGCCGGGGGGTTGGCCGGGGCCGGGGTGGCCGCGGCGGTGGGGTTGGCCCTGGGGCGCGACGGGGAGACGGAGAGGCCGGCGCCGTTGCCGGCGGGCACGCCGCCCGGGGGGTGGCGGGACGCCAGCCGGGACCACGGGGCCCGGGGCACCGGCGAGGGCGACGACCGGGCCGCCCTGCAGGACGCCATCGACGGCGCCGCCAGCGGGGGGACGGGACGGGCCCGGGGCGGCGTGGTCCACCTGGGGCCCGGCGTCTACCCCATCAGCGGGAGCCTGCACCTGCGCACCGGCGTGACGCTGTGGGGGGCGGGGCCGGCCACCGTGATCCGGCTCCTGCCCGGGCCTGACGAGCCGGCCATCGTCATCGAGAGCGACGCCGACGGCACCCCCGTCTCCTACGCCGCGGTGCGCAGCCTGACCCTGGACGGCTCCACCGGTGACCAGAGCAAGGGCCGCCACGGCATCGCCATCCGCAGCGACAACAGCGGGTCGCGCACGCCCTACACCGGCAGCGACTCCTTCCCCCTGGTGGCCGACGTGTGGGTCGTCTACTTCGGGGGCCACGGCCTGGCCATCGGCGTCGACCCCGAGGGGGGCACGGCCAACGTGCGGGGCGCCCGCGGCGATCGGGTCACCGTGTTCGAGTGCGCCAAGGCGGCCGAGGGCGGCGACCGGGCCGGCATCTTCGTGGCCGGCTCCGACGGGTCGTTCGTGGCCTGCGACGTGGCCGGGTGCGGGGGCCCGGGCTTCGACGTGGTCCGGGCCAACAACCGCTTCGACGGGTGCAAGGCCTACTTCAACCGGACCGAGTTCCGCATCACCGGCTCACGCAACCAGCTGGCCAACTGCCAGGCCCAGGACGGCTTCGGCGACGGCTTCGTCCTGGGCGACGGGGGGGAGCCGGTCCGAGGCCTGTCCCTGGCCGGGTGCCAGGCCGACTCCAACGCCGGGGCCGGCTTCCGCCTGGACAGCGTGGAGGCCTCGTCGCTCAGCGGCCTCACGTCGTTCGTGCGGGAGGGCGTCGAGCCCGGCGGCCCCGGGGTGGTCATGGCCGGCACCAGCCGGTGCCTGGTGTCGGGGACGGTGGACGGCTTCCCCACTGCGGTCGAGGGCCGCAACGCCGACGGCACCACCCACCTGGTGACCTGA
- a CDS encoding fasciclin domain-containing protein, with amino-acid sequence MRTKKPLLSLLALLACLSLVAAACGDDGGDDTSAGDTTEQSDDAATTAGDSGSETTAGDDMSGDDMSGDVAEPVGAACSEIPADGDGSSAGMAQDPAATAASNNPLLSTLVAAVTAADLGDALNDTSAEYTIFAPINSAFEALPEGTVESLTTDPEQMDTLTDVLQMHVVEGKMDIDELIAAGEVTALNGATDTIEGEGDTFTINGDATVVCGNVATANATVHLIDTVLMPAS; translated from the coding sequence ATGCGTACCAAGAAGCCCTTGCTCTCCCTCCTGGCCCTGCTGGCCTGCCTGTCCCTGGTCGCCGCGGCCTGCGGTGACGACGGTGGCGACGACACCAGCGCCGGCGACACCACCGAGCAGTCCGACGACGCCGCCACCACCGCTGGCGACTCCGGCTCCGAGACCACGGCCGGCGACGACATGTCCGGTGACGACATGAGCGGCGACGTGGCCGAGCCGGTGGGCGCTGCCTGCTCGGAGATCCCCGCCGACGGTGACGGCAGCAGCGCCGGCATGGCCCAGGACCCGGCCGCCACCGCGGCCAGCAACAACCCCCTGCTCTCCACCCTCGTCGCCGCGGTGACCGCCGCCGATCTGGGCGACGCCCTCAACGACACCTCGGCCGAGTACACCATCTTCGCCCCCATCAACTCGGCCTTCGAGGCCCTGCCCGAGGGCACGGTCGAGAGCCTGACCACCGACCCGGAGCAGATGGACACCCTGACCGACGTCCTCCAGATGCACGTGGTGGAGGGGAAGATGGACATCGACGAGCTGATCGCCGCCGGCGAGGTCACCGCCCTCAACGGCGCCACCGACACCATCGAGGGCGAGGGCGACACCTTCACCATCAACGGCGACGCCACCGTGGTGTGCGGCAACGTGGCCACCGCCAACGCCACCGTGCACCTCATCGACACGGTGCTGATGCCGGCGAGCTGA
- a CDS encoding molybdopterin-dependent oxidoreductase, translated as MTSPRPDPAHPRLARLRPSPGTGRAVLAGLLAAASGVAVGELVGGIVTSAGSPVVAVGGEVIDRAPKPMKDFAIDTFGTNDKPALIIGTLVLLLLLGMALGPLARRLPKMAAGIVAAVALLGVLATRRQEAISLVLAVWPSLLGAMAAVGVIAVLCPPALPPRAGVEATAGEAGAAPSTTDTGPILPGPGGGADDPDRAPAVTGVLVAGEPGVRPPDELPPRRRFLIGAGTTVVLAGAAAAAGRRLQGRSSAAADRAALTLPRPADPLAPVTRAVAPNPEGVAPFITPNRDFYRIDTALRIPQLTTDSYRLKVTGMVDDELDITWEELVGRELQEYDITLTCISNQIGDKLVGNARWLGFPLRDLLDEAGVRAGADQIVGRSQDRYTGGFPLEAAYDRDCIVAVGMNGEPLPLSHGYPVRLVTPGIYGYLSAVKWLVEVELTTFDAFDSYWVPRGYAEQAPIRTMSRIDTPRSLKTYPAGTLMIGGVAWAQTRGIEKVELRIDGEEWIEVELSDELNKDTWRQWTHRWDDAPPGGHTLEVRATDGRGETQPEERRAPLPSGATGWHKVRMTIGD; from the coding sequence GTGACCTCTCCGCGCCCCGACCCCGCCCACCCCCGCCTGGCCCGGCTCCGCCCCTCGCCGGGCACCGGGCGGGCCGTGCTGGCCGGCCTGCTGGCCGCGGCGTCCGGGGTGGCGGTGGGCGAGCTGGTGGGCGGGATCGTCACCTCGGCCGGGTCGCCGGTGGTGGCCGTGGGGGGCGAGGTGATCGACCGGGCCCCGAAGCCCATGAAGGACTTCGCCATCGACACCTTCGGCACCAACGACAAGCCGGCCCTGATCATCGGCACGCTGGTCCTGCTCCTCCTCCTGGGCATGGCCCTGGGCCCTCTGGCCCGGCGCCTCCCCAAGATGGCGGCCGGCATCGTGGCTGCGGTGGCCCTGCTCGGCGTCCTGGCCACCCGCCGCCAGGAGGCCATCTCCCTGGTCCTGGCGGTGTGGCCATCGCTGCTGGGGGCGATGGCGGCGGTGGGCGTGATCGCCGTGCTGTGCCCTCCGGCCCTGCCCCCCCGGGCCGGCGTCGAGGCCACGGCAGGGGAGGCCGGGGCGGCGCCGTCCACCACCGACACCGGGCCCATCCTCCCGGGCCCCGGCGGTGGGGCCGACGACCCGGACCGCGCCCCGGCCGTCACCGGCGTGCTGGTGGCCGGCGAGCCCGGCGTCCGCCCGCCGGACGAGCTCCCGCCCCGGCGCCGGTTCCTGATCGGGGCGGGGACCACCGTGGTCCTGGCCGGGGCGGCCGCCGCCGCCGGCCGCCGCCTCCAGGGCCGGAGCTCGGCCGCCGCCGATCGTGCCGCTCTCACCCTGCCCCGCCCGGCCGACCCGCTCGCCCCGGTGACCCGGGCGGTGGCCCCGAACCCCGAGGGCGTGGCCCCGTTCATCACCCCCAACCGCGACTTCTACCGGATCGACACCGCCCTGCGGATCCCGCAGCTGACCACCGACAGCTACCGGTTGAAGGTGACGGGCATGGTCGACGACGAGCTGGACATCACCTGGGAGGAGCTGGTGGGACGCGAGCTCCAGGAGTACGACATCACCCTCACCTGCATCTCCAACCAGATCGGCGACAAGTTGGTGGGCAACGCCCGGTGGCTGGGCTTCCCCCTGCGCGACCTGCTGGACGAGGCCGGGGTGCGGGCCGGCGCCGACCAGATCGTGGGCCGCTCCCAGGACCGCTACACCGGCGGCTTCCCCCTGGAGGCGGCGTACGACCGCGACTGCATCGTGGCCGTGGGCATGAACGGCGAACCCCTCCCCCTCAGCCACGGCTACCCGGTGCGGCTGGTCACCCCGGGCATCTACGGCTACCTCTCGGCGGTGAAGTGGCTGGTCGAGGTGGAGCTGACCACCTTCGACGCCTTCGACAGCTACTGGGTGCCCCGGGGCTACGCCGAGCAGGCCCCCATCCGCACCATGAGCCGCATCGACACCCCCCGCAGCCTGAAGACGTACCCGGCCGGCACCCTCATGATCGGCGGCGTGGCCTGGGCCCAGACCCGGGGCATCGAGAAGGTGGAGCTGCGCATCGACGGCGAGGAGTGGATCGAGGTGGAGCTGTCCGACGAGCTGAACAAGGACACCTGGCGGCAGTGGACCCACCGCTGGGACGACGCCCCTCCTGGGGGCCACACCCTGGAGGTGCGGGCCACCGACGGCCGCGGCGAGACCCAGCCGGAGGAGCGCCGCGCCCCCCTGCCCAGCGGGGCCACGGGGTGGCACAAGGTCCGCATGACCATCGGGGACTGA
- a CDS encoding aminoglycoside phosphotransferase family protein, which produces MSPGPPDGGPADGPAGVPAGAPPPGLDALAATFGLDPEDAQEIRAASRHVVRFPASRVLTVAGPDGLDGPRREVAMAGLLADAGVPATRCLAGPALIDGWAVTAWREVAPVDPAAEVAPATLGALAARFHRSTSGLDPRGITLCDPVGAALAQVAVAVEVGATGEGELAVLRSQATRLEDVWRDAAEAMGGADAATTGAGADHLRAGAVVHGDLHAGNAIVGRDGPVAIDLELAGWGPRAYDAAPTVAGTRWYGRPPSDRAAFDTAYGAPLTEVARDQGLDEVWALWATAWAVANRHRSPEAEAEAAVRVATLATGAAPRPWRLR; this is translated from the coding sequence GTGAGCCCCGGCCCGCCCGACGGTGGCCCGGCCGACGGCCCGGCCGGCGTGCCTGCGGGCGCTCCCCCGCCGGGCCTCGACGCGCTGGCCGCCACCTTCGGCCTCGACCCCGAGGACGCTCAGGAGATCCGGGCGGCCAGCCGCCACGTGGTGCGCTTCCCGGCCTCGCGGGTGCTGACCGTGGCCGGCCCCGACGGGCTGGACGGACCCCGCCGGGAGGTGGCCATGGCCGGGCTGTTGGCCGACGCCGGGGTCCCCGCCACCCGGTGCCTGGCCGGCCCGGCCCTGATCGACGGCTGGGCCGTGACGGCGTGGCGGGAGGTGGCGCCCGTCGACCCCGCGGCCGAGGTCGCCCCGGCCACCCTCGGCGCCCTGGCCGCCCGCTTCCACCGCTCGACCAGCGGCCTCGACCCCCGGGGCATCACCCTCTGCGACCCGGTGGGCGCGGCCCTGGCCCAGGTGGCCGTGGCCGTCGAGGTGGGCGCCACCGGCGAGGGCGAGCTGGCCGTCCTCCGCAGCCAGGCCACCCGCCTGGAGGACGTCTGGCGGGACGCCGCCGAGGCGATGGGCGGTGCCGACGCCGCCACCACCGGAGCCGGAGCCGACCACCTGCGCGCCGGCGCCGTCGTCCACGGCGACCTGCACGCCGGCAACGCCATCGTCGGCCGGGACGGCCCGGTGGCCATCGACCTGGAGCTGGCCGGCTGGGGGCCGCGGGCCTACGACGCCGCCCCCACCGTCGCCGGCACCCGCTGGTACGGGCGGCCCCCCTCGGACCGGGCCGCCTTCGACACGGCCTACGGCGCTCCCCTCACCGAGGTGGCCCGGGACCAGGGCCTGGACGAGGTGTGGGCCCTGTGGGCCACGGCCTGGGCGGTGGCCAACCGCCACCGGTCGCCCGAGGCCGAGGCCGAGGCCGCCGTCCGGGTGGCCACCCTGGCCACCGGGGCCGCCCCCCGCCCCTGGCGCCTGCGCTAG
- a CDS encoding DUF885 domain-containing protein: MPDATASTLRALADEYWEALMRVAPSYATFLGDRRFDTEIEDVSVTAESELEARWQDLRARVAELPTDEMGLPDRVTRDLLIETLDDALGHIAHRTVELRYDQMDGVATGLLTAAPQVNAPEPQNALDLVERHRKTDQLLDGAVERFRAGLASGRTPPRIVVTRALNQVDGYLASPLESDPFTTFPGPEGWDGEDAWRADLRAAVQDVVRPAFARYAEVLRTELLPAARPDDSSGLSHLPGGDELYRFLIRSNTGLDLDPGAVHQTGLDELAQVDERTAEVGHRLFGTTDRAEIFERLRSDPALRYDPDRPDEPLDDARRCVAAAEAAMGDWFGRLPVDRCEVKAVPGVLAADAPAAYYFPPAADGSRSGAYFVNTHDAGERNRFDTASVAYHEAIPGHHLQLAIASELSDLPAFQRFSFGHTAFVEGWALYTERLADEMGLYASDLDRIGMLVNDAWRACRLVVDTGMHALGWTRQQAVDLMAAHMPVGVDEITVEVDRYLAIPGQALSYKIGQREILRLRQHATEALGDAFDIKGFHDAVLGSSTVSLPVLGRIVEDWIRSRSAP; this comes from the coding sequence ATGCCGGACGCCACCGCCTCCACCCTCCGGGCCCTCGCCGACGAGTACTGGGAGGCCCTCATGCGGGTCGCGCCCAGCTACGCCACGTTCCTCGGGGACCGTCGCTTCGACACCGAGATCGAGGACGTCAGCGTCACCGCCGAGAGCGAGCTGGAGGCCCGGTGGCAGGACCTGCGGGCCCGGGTGGCCGAGCTGCCCACCGACGAGATGGGCCTCCCCGACCGGGTCACCCGCGACCTCCTGATCGAGACCCTGGACGACGCCCTGGGCCACATCGCCCATCGCACGGTGGAGCTGCGCTACGACCAGATGGACGGGGTGGCCACCGGGCTCCTGACCGCCGCCCCCCAGGTCAACGCGCCCGAGCCCCAGAACGCCCTCGACCTGGTGGAACGCCACCGCAAGACCGACCAGCTCCTCGACGGGGCGGTGGAGCGCTTCCGGGCCGGGTTGGCCTCGGGCCGCACCCCGCCCCGCATCGTGGTCACCCGAGCCCTGAACCAGGTCGACGGCTACCTGGCCTCGCCCCTGGAGAGCGACCCCTTCACCACCTTCCCCGGGCCGGAGGGCTGGGACGGCGAGGACGCCTGGCGGGCCGACCTCCGGGCCGCGGTCCAGGACGTGGTGCGGCCCGCCTTCGCCCGCTACGCCGAGGTGCTGCGCACCGAGCTGCTGCCGGCAGCCCGGCCCGACGACTCCTCGGGCCTGAGCCACCTCCCGGGCGGCGACGAGCTGTACCGCTTCCTCATCCGGTCCAACACCGGACTCGACCTCGACCCCGGGGCCGTCCACCAGACGGGCCTGGACGAGCTGGCCCAGGTCGACGAGCGGACGGCCGAGGTCGGCCACCGCCTGTTCGGCACCACCGACCGGGCCGAGATCTTCGAACGGCTCCGCAGCGACCCGGCCCTGCGCTACGACCCGGACCGCCCCGACGAGCCCCTGGACGACGCCCGGCGATGCGTGGCCGCGGCCGAGGCGGCCATGGGCGACTGGTTCGGTCGCCTGCCCGTGGACCGCTGCGAGGTGAAGGCCGTGCCCGGGGTGCTGGCCGCCGACGCCCCCGCCGCCTACTACTTCCCCCCGGCGGCCGACGGCAGCCGCTCCGGCGCCTACTTCGTGAACACCCACGACGCCGGCGAGCGCAACCGCTTCGACACCGCCTCGGTGGCCTACCACGAGGCCATCCCCGGCCACCACCTCCAGCTGGCCATCGCCTCGGAGCTGTCGGACCTGCCCGCCTTCCAGCGCTTCAGCTTCGGCCACACCGCCTTCGTGGAGGGCTGGGCCCTCTACACCGAGCGGCTGGCCGACGAGATGGGCCTCTACGCCAGCGACCTCGACCGCATCGGGATGCTGGTCAACGACGCCTGGCGGGCCTGCCGCCTGGTGGTCGACACCGGCATGCACGCCCTGGGCTGGACCCGCCAGCAGGCCGTGGACCTCATGGCCGCCCACATGCCGGTCGGCGTCGACGAGATCACCGTCGAGGTCGACCGCTACCTGGCCATCCCCGGCCAGGCCCTGAGCTACAAGATCGGGCAGCGGGAGATCCTGCGCCTGCGCCAGCACGCCACCGAGGCCCTGGGCGACGCCTTCGACATCAAGGGCTTCCACGACGCCGTGCTCGGCTCGTCGACGGTGAGCCTGCCGGTGCTGGGCCGCATCGTGGAGGACTGGATCCGCTCCCGGTCGGCCCCCTGA
- a CDS encoding TetR/AcrR family transcriptional regulator, protein MAPRLPAAARRRQLLDVAQAEFADQGYHGVSMDRVAEAAGVTKPVLYQHFRSKRALYRELVDDVADRLASAVLKATADADSPREQVEAGFRVYFRFVSEHRDAFRLLFMADSRRDRDLTDALVRVEDAFAHTVAALIDVEGLSEPDRLLLARGIVGIAEVTSRHALTDTVPDPDPDATAHRVANLAWAGLRGIRGA, encoded by the coding sequence ATGGCGCCCCGCCTCCCCGCCGCGGCCCGGCGCCGCCAACTCCTCGACGTCGCCCAGGCCGAGTTCGCCGATCAGGGCTACCACGGCGTGTCGATGGATCGGGTGGCCGAGGCCGCCGGGGTCACCAAGCCGGTGCTGTACCAGCACTTCCGGTCCAAGCGGGCCCTGTACCGGGAGCTGGTCGACGACGTGGCCGACCGGCTGGCCAGCGCCGTGCTCAAGGCCACCGCGGACGCCGACTCGCCCCGGGAGCAGGTCGAGGCCGGGTTCCGGGTCTACTTCCGCTTCGTGAGCGAGCACCGCGACGCCTTCCGCCTGCTGTTCATGGCCGACAGCCGCCGCGACCGGGACCTGACCGACGCCCTGGTACGGGTGGAGGATGCCTTCGCCCACACCGTGGCCGCGCTGATCGACGTGGAGGGCCTGTCCGAGCCCGACCGGCTCCTGTTGGCCCGGGGCATCGTGGGCATCGCCGAGGTGACCAGCCGCCACGCCCTCACCGACACCGTCCCCGACCCGGACCCGGATGCCACCGCCCACCGGGTGGCCAACCTGGCCTGGGCCGGCCTCCGGGGCATCCGCGGCGCCTGA
- a CDS encoding Zn-dependent alcohol dehydrogenase codes for MKAAVLTGVGTPLEIRDDVELAPPGPGEVRVRVEASGVCHSDLSVQNGTIPLPTPIVLGHEGAGVVEEVGEGVSTVAPGDHVVLSFVPRCGECGPCRRGQPYLCDQAATAAAAGMLDGTTRLTSGGAALHQMASLGTFGQQAIVPEISTVKIPADVPLNIAALIGCGVLTGVGAALNTADIRPGDTVAVIGCGGVGLNVIQGARIAGAERIIAIDKFASKLDMAKQFGATDLVNPDDGDTVGQVMSLTQKGVHAAFEVIGLQATITQAVDMLRPGGEAILVGVPPLDVMLTFNAAFTFLYLNKTIKGCWYGSADVQRDVPKLIGLWQDGELKLDELISREISIEDINGAFEAMQSGEVARSVITHQH; via the coding sequence ATGAAGGCCGCCGTGCTCACCGGTGTGGGAACCCCGCTGGAGATCCGCGACGACGTCGAGCTGGCTCCGCCCGGCCCCGGCGAGGTGCGGGTGCGGGTGGAGGCCTCCGGCGTCTGCCACTCCGACCTGTCGGTCCAGAACGGCACCATCCCCCTGCCCACCCCGATCGTGCTGGGCCACGAGGGCGCCGGCGTGGTCGAGGAGGTGGGCGAGGGCGTCAGCACCGTCGCCCCCGGCGACCACGTGGTGCTGTCCTTCGTCCCCCGCTGCGGCGAGTGCGGCCCGTGCCGCCGGGGCCAGCCCTACCTGTGCGACCAGGCCGCCACCGCGGCCGCGGCCGGCATGCTGGACGGCACCACCCGCCTGACCTCGGGCGGGGCCGCCCTCCACCAGATGGCCTCGCTGGGCACGTTCGGCCAGCAGGCCATCGTCCCCGAGATCAGCACGGTCAAGATCCCCGCCGACGTGCCCCTGAACATCGCCGCCCTCATCGGCTGCGGCGTCCTCACCGGCGTGGGCGCCGCCCTCAACACGGCCGACATCCGCCCGGGCGACACGGTGGCCGTCATCGGCTGCGGGGGCGTGGGCCTCAACGTGATCCAGGGGGCCCGCATCGCCGGCGCCGAGCGGATCATCGCCATCGACAAGTTCGCCTCCAAGCTGGACATGGCCAAGCAGTTCGGGGCCACCGACCTGGTGAACCCCGACGACGGCGACACCGTGGGCCAGGTCATGTCGCTGACCCAGAAGGGCGTGCACGCCGCCTTCGAGGTCATCGGCCTCCAGGCCACCATCACCCAGGCCGTGGACATGCTGCGCCCCGGGGGCGAGGCCATCCTGGTGGGCGTGCCCCCCCTGGACGTGATGCTCACGTTCAACGCCGCCTTCACGTTCCTGTACCTGAACAAGACCATCAAGGGCTGCTGGTACGGCTCGGCCGACGTGCAGCGCGATGTCCCCAAGCTCATCGGCCTGTGGCAGGACGGCGAGCTCAAGCTGGACGAGCTCATCAGCCGCGAGATCTCCATCGAGGACATCAACGGGGCCTTCGAGGCCATGCAGTCGGGCGAGGTCGCCCGCTCGGTCATCACCCACCAGCACTGA
- a CDS encoding alpha/beta hydrolase, whose amino-acid sequence MPVVPEIQALLDQLAANPIDMTAVSPGAMRMMYKVVASARGETIEVGAVEGRDLDGPGGPLPVRVYRPEGEGPAPVLVWYHGGGWVIGDVDTSDATARRLCAEAGVVVVSVEYRLAPEHPYPAGPEDAWAALSWVAGHAAEIGGDPERLAVGGDSAGGNLAALVALRARDEGGPVLRHQLLVYPATDLAMGHPSIRENGEGYFLTEASMLWFADHYLGADRQHGDPASPAVSPLRAEVAGVAPAQVLTAEYDPLRDEGDAYAAHLAEAGVPVDHVSHPGLIHGFFSMGSFSPDADKATAAAIDRLRTALHTEA is encoded by the coding sequence GTGCCCGTCGTCCCCGAGATCCAGGCCCTGCTCGACCAGCTGGCGGCCAACCCCATCGACATGACCGCGGTCAGCCCCGGGGCCATGCGGATGATGTACAAGGTGGTGGCCTCGGCCCGGGGGGAGACGATCGAGGTCGGCGCGGTGGAGGGCCGCGACCTGGACGGGCCCGGGGGCCCGCTGCCGGTGCGCGTCTACCGGCCCGAGGGCGAGGGCCCCGCCCCCGTCCTGGTCTGGTACCACGGCGGCGGTTGGGTCATCGGCGACGTCGACACCTCGGATGCCACCGCCCGTCGCCTGTGCGCCGAGGCCGGGGTGGTGGTGGTCTCGGTCGAGTACCGCCTGGCCCCCGAGCACCCCTACCCGGCCGGCCCCGAGGACGCCTGGGCCGCCCTGTCGTGGGTGGCCGGCCACGCCGCGGAGATCGGCGGCGACCCCGAGCGGCTGGCCGTGGGGGGCGACTCGGCCGGCGGCAACCTGGCCGCCCTGGTCGCCCTCCGGGCCCGCGACGAGGGCGGGCCCGTCCTGCGCCACCAGCTCCTCGTGTACCCGGCCACCGACCTGGCCATGGGCCACCCCTCCATCCGGGAGAACGGCGAGGGGTACTTCCTCACCGAGGCGTCCATGCTGTGGTTCGCCGACCACTACCTGGGGGCCGACCGCCAGCACGGCGACCCGGCCTCACCGGCGGTGTCGCCGCTGCGGGCCGAGGTGGCCGGCGTGGCCCCGGCCCAGGTGCTGACGGCCGAGTACGACCCGCTCCGCGACGAGGGCGACGCCTACGCCGCCCACCTGGCCGAGGCCGGCGTGCCCGTCGACCACGTCTCCCACCCGGGCCTGATCCACGGCTTCTTCAGCATGGGCTCGTTCTCCCCCGACGCCGACAAGGCCACGGCGGCGGCCATCGACCGCCTCCGCACCGCCCTCCACACCGAGGCCTGA
- a CDS encoding FGGY-family carbohydrate kinase yields the protein MTADHILAIDLGTGGPKVAFVDLRGKVVAHEIETTRLILDPPDGAEQDPDDWWAAITRGIGRLVAKAPDEAASLIAVAVTCHWSGTVAVDADGKAIGNSIIWMDSRGAPQVAKAVSGRINVMGYDPRRLAKWLQLTGGAPSHSGKDSLAHILWLKDQRPDVYAATERFLEPADYLNLRLTGKAVTSHDCAVLHWLTDNRDREAIRYDPQLLSWTGLDKAKLPPLVPSATVVGELLAEVAADWGIAAGLPVTTAMGDVHAAVVGCGAVKDYEPHLYLGTSSWLSFHLPVKRTDIRHNMAAFPAALPGKYFLANEHEAAGACLLHARDQLKLVGDLDELNEVAATAPPGSRKLIYLPWLNGERTPVDDHTIRGGWTNLSLAHDRADMLRSILEGVAYNSRWLLQVVEAFTKSPLGPIVVIGGGARSDLWCQIHADVLQRPIRRVEDYQHAGTRGVALVAAVALGRLTVDDLDGLVAVEREFTPDPEAGQVYDELYDAFLATYKATKDIHATLNH from the coding sequence GTGACCGCCGACCACATCCTCGCCATCGACCTCGGCACCGGGGGGCCCAAGGTGGCCTTCGTGGACCTGCGGGGCAAGGTGGTGGCCCACGAGATCGAGACCACCCGGCTCATCCTGGACCCGCCCGACGGGGCCGAGCAGGACCCCGACGACTGGTGGGCCGCCATCACCCGCGGCATCGGGCGCCTGGTGGCCAAGGCCCCCGACGAGGCCGCCTCGCTCATCGCCGTCGCCGTCACCTGCCACTGGTCGGGCACGGTGGCCGTCGACGCCGACGGCAAGGCCATCGGCAACTCCATCATCTGGATGGACAGCCGGGGCGCCCCCCAGGTGGCCAAGGCGGTCAGCGGCCGCATCAACGTCATGGGCTACGACCCCCGGCGCCTGGCCAAGTGGCTGCAGCTCACCGGCGGGGCCCCCAGCCACTCGGGCAAGGACTCCCTGGCCCACATCCTCTGGCTCAAGGACCAGCGCCCCGACGTCTACGCCGCCACCGAGCGGTTCCTGGAGCCGGCCGACTACCTGAACCTGCGGCTCACCGGGAAGGCGGTGACCTCGCACGACTGCGCGGTGTTGCACTGGCTCACCGACAACCGCGACCGCGAGGCCATCCGCTACGACCCCCAGCTCCTGTCCTGGACCGGGCTGGACAAGGCCAAGCTGCCCCCGCTGGTCCCGTCGGCCACGGTGGTGGGCGAGCTGCTGGCCGAGGTGGCCGCTGACTGGGGCATCGCCGCCGGCCTGCCGGTGACCACGGCGATGGGCGACGTGCACGCCGCGGTGGTGGGCTGCGGGGCGGTCAAGGACTACGAGCCCCACCTGTACCTGGGCACGTCGTCGTGGCTCAGCTTCCACCTGCCGGTCAAGCGCACCGACATCCGCCACAACATGGCCGCCTTCCCGGCCGCCCTGCCGGGCAAGTACTTCCTGGCCAACGAGCACGAGGCGGCCGGCGCCTGCCTGCTCCACGCCCGCGACCAGCTGAAGCTGGTGGGCGACCTGGACGAGCTGAACGAGGTGGCGGCCACCGCACCGCCCGGCAGCAGGAAGCTCATCTACCTGCCGTGGCTCAACGGCGAGCGCACCCCCGTCGACGACCACACCATCCGGGGCGGCTGGACCAACCTGAGCCTGGCCCATGACCGGGCCGACATGCTCCGCTCCATCCTGGAGGGCGTGGCCTACAACTCCCGGTGGCTGCTCCAGGTGGTGGAGGCGTTCACCAAGTCGCCCCTGGGGCCCATCGTGGTCATCGGGGGCGGGGCCCGCTCCGACCTGTGGTGCCAGATCCACGCCGATGTGCTCCAGCGCCCCATCCGACGGGTGGAGGACTACCAGCACGCCGGCACCCGAGGGGTGGCCCTGGTGGCGGCGGTGGCCCTGGGCCGCCTGACCGTGGACGACCTCGACGGCTTGGTCGCAGTCGAGCGCGAGTTCACCCCCGACCCCGAGGCCGGCCAGGTCTACGACGAGCTCTACGACGCCTTCCTGGCCACCTACAAGGCGACCAAGGACATCCACGCCACCCTCAACCACTGA